A genome region from Arachis duranensis cultivar V14167 chromosome 8, aradu.V14167.gnm2.J7QH, whole genome shotgun sequence includes the following:
- the LOC107463152 gene encoding pathogenesis-related protein PRB1-2-like has translation MEAYEFLHQHIVVFCSKTVPVARYVSMGHNIARELGSKNFSGIDAVRTWVAQKKNYNHTSNSCVGADCRGYTQVVWKTTTHVGCARVMCHNNNAGIVVSCVYFPPGNIPALRPY, from the coding sequence ATGGAAGCTTACGAGTTCTTGCATCAACACATAGTAGTTTTTTGCTCGAAGACAGTGCCTGTGGCGCGTTATGTTAGCATGGGTCACAACATTGCACGCGAATTGGGATCCAAAAATTTCAGTGGAATCGATGCTGTGAGGACGTGGGTGGCACAGAAGAAAAATTATAACCACACATCCAACTCTTGTGTTGGTGCTGATTGTCGTGGCTATACTCAGGTTGTTTGGAAGACCACTACTCATGTTGGCTGTGCTAGAGTCATGTGCCACAACAATAATGCAGGAATAGTTGTTAGTTGTGTGTATTTTCCTCCGGGCAACATTCCAGCTTTACGACCCTATTAA